The proteins below are encoded in one region of Sebastes fasciatus isolate fSebFas1 chromosome 16, fSebFas1.pri, whole genome shotgun sequence:
- the b3gat1b gene encoding galactosylgalactosylxylosylprotein 3-beta-glucuronosyltransferase 1: MPKRRDIVAIVLIVLPWTLLITVWHQNAITPLLATRKDDRRDGRSNSRNTFAVKESCSLQNRDIVEVVRTEYVYSRPPPWSDILATIHVITPTYSRPVQKAELTRLANTLLHVPNLHWILVEDSQRRTTLVSRLLQETGLNYTHLNVETPRNYKVRGDTRDPRIPRGTIQRNLALRWLRETFGVNSSQPGIVYFADDDNTYSLELFEEMRSTKKVSVWPVAFVGGLRYESPKVNTLGKVYGWKTVFDPHRPFAIDMAGFAVNMHLILSKPQAYFKLRGVKGGYQESSLLKELVTLSDLEPKAANCTKVLVWHTRTEKPVLVNEGKKGFTDSNVEI, translated from the exons ATGCCGAAGAGACGAGACATCGTCGCCATTGTGTTGATCGTGTTGCCGTGGACACTGCTCATCACTGTTTGGCACCAGAACGCCATCACTCCTCTGCTTGCTACTCGAAAGG ATGACAGACGTGATGGTCGCTCCAACTCCAGGAATACTTTTGCCGTCAAGGAGTCCTGCTCACTTCAGAACCGGGACATCGTGGAGGTGGTGCGCACTGAGTACGTCTACAGCCGGCCTCCGCCCTGGTCTGACATCCTGGCCACCATCCACGTCATCACCCCCACCTACAGCCGGCCGGTGCAGAAGGCAGAGCTGACGCGTCTGGCCAACACCTTGCTGCACGTGCCCAACCTGCACTGGATCCTGGTGGAGGACTCCCAGAGGAGGACCACTCTGGTCAGCCGCCTCCTCCAGGAGACGGGACTTAACTACACCCACCTCAACGTGGAAACACCTAGGAACTATAAGGTACGCGGGGACACTAGGGACCCCCGAATACCTCGGGGTACCATTCAGAGGAACCTGGCCCTGCGGTGGCTCCGAGAGACCTTTGGCGTAAACAGCAGCCAGCCTGGGATTGTCTACTTTGCAGACGATGACAACACATACAGTCTGGAGTTGTTTGAGGAG ATGCGTTCCACCAAAAAGGTGTCAGTGTGGCCCGTGGCCTTCGTGGGCGGCCTACGATATGAGTCCCCTAAAGTAAACACCTTGGGCAAGGTGTACGGCTGGAAGACTGTATTCGACCCACACCGGCCCTTTGCCATCGACATGGCTGGGTTTGCGGTGAACATGCACCTCATTCTGTCCAAACCTCAGGCTTATTTCAAGTTACGTGGGGTGAAGGGAGGTTATCAGGAGAGCAGTTTGTTAAAGGAGCTGGTCACTCTCAGCGATTTGGAGCCTAAAGCTGCTAACTGCACTAAG GTATTAGTATGGCACACACGGACAGAGAAGCCTGTGCTGGTAAATGAGGGCAAGAAGGGATTTACAGACTCTAATGTGGAGATATGA